Proteins from one Streptomyces genisteinicus genomic window:
- a CDS encoding ABC transporter permease, with protein sequence MADLAWTSRGRTRRSTRTVRVTVSWTITAAVALAVLVVPPLVQLDQQAVDLSMKLRPPSLAHPFGTDDVGRDLLLRCVYGLRVSLLVGLVAALVATVIGTAVGAAAAALGGWTDRLLMRLVDTFSSVPHLLLGIFIVALFRPGVWPVIVSVAVTHWLSTARIVRAEVLSLRSRPYVDAAVSGGASRWRVAVRHLLPGVLPQAGLAAVLMVPHAMWHESALSFLGLGLPTHQASLGNLIQSARGSLLAGDWWPTLFPGLFLIVPTLAIAGLAGAWRERLNPRRRSELML encoded by the coding sequence ATGGCTGACCTCGCCTGGACCAGCCGCGGACGCACCCGCCGCTCCACCCGCACCGTGCGGGTCACCGTCTCCTGGACGATCACCGCGGCCGTCGCCCTCGCCGTCCTCGTCGTCCCGCCGCTGGTCCAGCTCGACCAGCAGGCGGTCGACCTCTCGATGAAGCTGCGCCCGCCCTCCCTCGCCCACCCCTTCGGCACCGACGACGTCGGCCGCGACCTGCTGCTGCGCTGCGTCTACGGACTCCGCGTCTCGCTGCTCGTCGGACTGGTCGCCGCGCTCGTCGCCACCGTCATCGGGACCGCCGTCGGCGCCGCGGCCGCCGCGCTCGGGGGCTGGACCGACCGGCTGCTGATGCGGCTGGTCGACACCTTCTCCTCGGTGCCGCACCTGCTGCTGGGCATCTTCATCGTGGCCCTGTTCCGCCCCGGTGTGTGGCCCGTCATCGTGTCCGTCGCGGTGACCCACTGGCTCTCCACCGCCCGCATCGTGCGCGCCGAGGTCCTCTCGCTGCGCTCCCGCCCCTACGTCGACGCCGCCGTCAGCGGCGGCGCGAGCCGGTGGCGGGTCGCCGTCCGGCACCTGCTGCCCGGGGTGCTGCCCCAGGCCGGACTGGCGGCGGTGCTCATGGTGCCGCACGCCATGTGGCACGAGTCCGCGCTCTCCTTCCTCGGCCTCGGCCTGCCCACCCACCAGGCCAGCCTGGGGAACCTGATCCAGAGCGCCCGCGGCTCCCTCCTCGCGGGCGACTGGTGGCCCACCCTCTTCCCCGGCCTGTTCCTGATCGTGCCCACCCTCGCCATCGCCGGCCTCGCCGGAGCCTGGCGCGAACGGCTCAACCCCCGCCGCCGATCGGAGCTGATGCTGTGA
- a CDS encoding ABC transporter ATP-binding protein codes for MRGDRHVAAVTDASFDLAAGECLALVGESGCGKSVLASALLGLLPANAQTAGSAVVDGVDVLTADERTLARTVRGRRVGLVPQSPAAHLTPVRTVGVQLTETVRALTGARGPAARKAARDAADRAAFPADHLDRYPHELSGGLAQRAATALALVGDAPLLLADEPTTGLDRDLVEHTAAELRRHVDQGRALLLITHDLAAARRTADRVAVMYAGRIVEISAADDFFDGPGPRHPYAAGLLDALPERGFTPIPGMPPELGDLPAGCAFAARCARADARCARLPEFSGGVACHHAEETERV; via the coding sequence ATGCGCGGCGACCGGCACGTCGCCGCCGTCACCGACGCCTCCTTCGACCTCGCGGCCGGGGAATGCCTCGCCCTCGTCGGCGAGAGCGGCTGCGGCAAGTCCGTCCTCGCCTCCGCCCTGCTCGGCCTGCTGCCCGCCAACGCGCAGACCGCCGGCTCGGCGGTCGTCGACGGCGTCGACGTGCTCACCGCGGACGAACGCACCCTCGCCCGCACCGTCCGCGGCCGCCGCGTCGGTCTCGTCCCGCAGAGCCCCGCCGCCCATCTCACCCCCGTGCGCACCGTCGGCGTCCAGCTCACCGAGACCGTGCGCGCCCTGACCGGCGCACGCGGCCCCGCCGCCCGGAAGGCGGCCCGCGACGCCGCCGACCGCGCGGCGTTCCCCGCGGACCACCTCGACCGCTACCCCCACGAACTCTCCGGCGGCCTCGCCCAGCGCGCCGCCACCGCCCTCGCCCTCGTCGGCGACGCGCCGCTGCTGCTCGCCGACGAACCCACCACCGGGCTCGACCGCGACCTCGTCGAGCACACCGCGGCCGAGCTGCGCCGCCACGTGGACCAGGGCCGCGCCCTGCTGCTGATCACCCACGACCTCGCGGCCGCCCGGCGCACCGCGGACCGCGTCGCCGTGATGTACGCGGGCCGCATCGTCGAGATCAGCGCGGCGGATGACTTCTTCGACGGCCCCGGCCCCCGCCACCCGTACGCCGCAGGACTGCTCGACGCGCTCCCGGAACGCGGCTTCACGCCCATCCCCGGCATGCCCCCCGAACTGGGCGACCTGCCCGCGGGCTGCGCCTTCGCCGCCCGGTGCGCCCGCGCCGACGCCCGGTGCGCCCGCCTCCCGGAGTTCTCCGGCGGCGTCGCCTGCCACCACGCCGAGGAGACCGAGCGTGTTTGA
- a CDS encoding ABC transporter ATP-binding protein, producing the protein MFELERITAGYDRRHPVVRDVSLSLAPGESVGLLGPSGCGKSTLARVAALLHRPDAGLVRIDGRPAGGWRHRAPREQRTAIGVVFQQPRLAADPRLTLHDLIAEPLRATGRRDEVPGRVARLAAEVGLGGELLARRPHAVSDGQLQRACLARALVLRPRWLVCDEMTAMLDASTTAALVAVVEAYRGEEGAGLLAVGHDRVLLERWCDRTADWDEIAGAPAPTETAAPGA; encoded by the coding sequence GTGTTTGAACTGGAGCGGATCACCGCCGGATACGACCGGCGCCACCCCGTCGTGCGCGACGTCTCCCTGAGCCTGGCGCCCGGCGAGTCCGTCGGGCTGCTCGGCCCCAGCGGCTGCGGCAAGTCCACCCTCGCCCGGGTCGCCGCCCTGCTCCACCGGCCCGACGCCGGTCTGGTCCGCATCGACGGCCGCCCGGCCGGGGGCTGGCGCCACCGCGCCCCCCGGGAGCAGCGCACCGCCATCGGCGTCGTCTTCCAGCAGCCCCGCCTCGCGGCCGACCCCCGGCTCACCCTCCACGACCTCATCGCCGAGCCGCTGCGGGCGACGGGCCGCCGCGACGAGGTGCCCGGGCGCGTCGCCCGCCTCGCCGCCGAGGTGGGCCTCGGCGGCGAACTGCTGGCGCGCAGGCCCCACGCGGTCAGCGACGGACAGCTCCAGCGGGCGTGCCTCGCCAGGGCGCTGGTGCTCCGCCCGCGCTGGCTGGTCTGCGACGAGATGACCGCCATGCTGGACGCCTCCACCACGGCGGCCCTGGTCGCGGTGGTCGAGGCCTACCGCGGTGAGGAGGGCGCCGGCCTGCTGGCGGTCGGCCACGACCGCGTCCTGCTGGAGCGCTGGTGCGACCGCACGGCCGACTGGGACGAGATCGCCGGGGCGCCCGCCCCCACCGAGACGGCCGCCCCGGGCGCGTGA
- a CDS encoding ABC transporter permease, producing the protein MTGRRALFAVPVLGVVTFGVFAVAAASPFDPVKAYTGTAGLTASQENLDQIRANLGVDQPLVTRWWDWLTGALRGDLGDSAVMRMPVADVIGERLGWSVLLAVTAFAVAVLLGTALGVLAARRRGGLLDRCACSAAYTLEAAPAFWLGLLAIWFFALQLGVLPAGGLTDTASDTVTFDQVARHLVLPAAVLGVSQTPWFFLYTRQGVGDALDEDAVRGARARGLAERTVLTGHALRAGMLPMLTLIGSRVPELITGALLVETVFSWPGIAAATVQAATAVDFPLLAALTVLATAAVLLGNLLSDLLYGLADPRVGFDG; encoded by the coding sequence ATGACGGGACGGCGGGCCCTGTTCGCCGTCCCCGTCCTCGGCGTCGTCACCTTCGGTGTGTTCGCGGTCGCCGCAGCCTCCCCGTTCGACCCCGTCAAGGCGTACACCGGCACCGCGGGGCTCACCGCGTCGCAGGAGAACCTCGACCAGATCCGCGCCAACCTCGGCGTCGACCAGCCCCTCGTCACCCGCTGGTGGGACTGGCTGACCGGCGCCCTCCGGGGCGACCTCGGCGACTCCGCGGTGATGCGCATGCCGGTCGCCGACGTCATCGGCGAACGCCTCGGCTGGTCCGTCCTGCTGGCCGTCACCGCCTTCGCCGTCGCCGTGCTGCTCGGCACCGCGCTCGGCGTCCTCGCCGCCCGCCGCCGCGGCGGACTGCTCGACCGGTGCGCCTGCTCCGCCGCGTACACCCTCGAAGCCGCACCGGCGTTCTGGCTCGGCCTGCTCGCCATCTGGTTCTTCGCCCTCCAGCTCGGGGTGCTGCCCGCCGGCGGGCTCACCGACACCGCCAGCGACACCGTCACCTTCGACCAGGTCGCCCGCCATCTGGTGCTGCCCGCCGCCGTCCTCGGCGTCAGCCAGACACCGTGGTTCTTCCTGTACACCCGCCAGGGGGTCGGCGACGCGCTCGACGAGGACGCCGTCCGCGGCGCCCGCGCCCGCGGCCTCGCCGAACGCACCGTCCTCACCGGCCACGCGCTGCGCGCCGGGATGCTGCCCATGCTCACGCTCATCGGCTCGCGCGTCCCCGAACTGATCACCGGAGCCCTGCTCGTGGAGACCGTCTTCAGCTGGCCGGGCATCGCCGCCGCGACCGTCCAGGCCGCCACCGCCGTCGACTTCCCGCTGCTCGCCGCGCTCACCGTGCTGGCGACCGCCGCCGTGCTGCTCGGCAACCTCCTGTCCGACCTGCTGTACGGGCTCGCCGACCCCCGGGTGGGCTTCGATGGCTGA